A window of Plasmodium malariae genome assembly, chromosome: 5 contains these coding sequences:
- the PmUG01_05012300 gene encoding fam-l protein codes for MEYNILFLFFKISVFIPLTWICHFYNKENSLNKYLNDKCDILRKLNPKNYRLLAKYEDKNYFIVNFKEETPQNEVAQKKCITNNKKGTNGKQKFSNSSSLYIEEYNRNNEKSKSGISKAKKYSNFEKKIFKELDYKDYLKNVKIIDDKEYKKISRKKRRIRIALLLLFFLVLILPILDLSLEKLKCGGLLGLLGLLNPKNDTVSGIRTLDVEGGLITLFNIGEFGASKAVTLSTILFYCLPFLIFVVIFIVYMVYYNKKVIKYENIKFKKRLNTK; via the exons ATGGAATacaatatattgtttttattttttaaaatttctgtaTTTATACCTTTAACTTGGATATGTCACTTTTACAATAAGGAG aattctttaaataaatatttaaatgataaatgcGATATTCTTAGAAAATTAAATCCAAAAAATTATCGATTATTAGCAAAATATGAGGATAAGAATTATTTCATcgtaaattttaaagaagaaACGCCACAAAATGAAGTggcacaaaaaaaatgtataactaataataaaaaagggacGAATGGAAAACAGAAATTCTCAAATAGTAGTTCGTTATATATTGAGGAATAcaatagaaataatgaaaaaagtaaatctGGTATATCTAAAGCAAAAAAGTATTccaattttgaaaaaaaaatatttaaagaacttGATTATAAAGACTACCTTAAAAATGTCAAGATAATTGAtgataaagaatataaaaaaatatctcgTAAAAAACGAAGAATACGAATTGCTTtacttttgttatttttcttgGTACTGATACTCCCCATATTAGACCTTTCATTAGAGAAATTGAAATGTGGTGGTTTGCTGGGTTTATTAGGCTTGTTAAACCCCAAAAATGATACTGTAAGTGGAATACGTACTTTGGACGTAGAGGGGGGTTTGATTACGTTGTTCAACATAGGAGAATTCGGTGCATCAAAAGCAGTAACCCTATCAaccattttgttttattgcTTACCTTTCCTTATATTtgttgttatatttattgtatatatggtttattacaataaaaaagttataaaatatgaaaatattaagttcaaaaaaagattaaatacgaagtaa
- the PmUG01_05012400 gene encoding Plasmodium exported protein, unknown function has product MEQSIKFVIFIKFFLFILLNWICHFYSDTSKFNKFLGDNYGSDRKLNKRLYRLLGKCEKVICSHIGDLELKIPYNKKEKNEKLITIDNEKWDEEIKEKLYRSSLIKKKLIKRLMKNKYSMFHNSYNYYEKKVMNGLNDKSFFKKMILINDKDYKKLKRRKYGLRIFIFFLLFVVVLMIPILDLSIGNLLILLFQLLENSAANGSSSPSTVPVETADSSWSSYFSQNPFVLQKARSILMYCVPILLLSIILILGIFHYYKKVIKRKKIKSLETFNEW; this is encoded by the exons ATGGAACAAAGCATCAagtttgtaatttttatcaaattttttttatttatccttttaaatTGGATATGTCATTTTTACAGTGACACg AGCAAgtttaacaaatttttagGTGATAATTATGGTTCTGATAGGAAATTAAATAAACGACTTTATAGATTATTAGGAAAATGTGAAAAGGTTATTTGTTCACATATCGGAGATTTAGAATTAAAGATaccatataataaaaaagaaaaaaacgaaaaattaattacaattgataatgaaaaatgggacgaagaaataaaagaaaaattatatagaagctcattaattaagaaaaaattgattaagagacttatgaaaaataaatatagcatgtttcataattcatataactattatgaaaaaaaagtaatgaaTGGACTTAATgataaatctttttttaaaaaaatgatattaattaatgataaggattacaaaaaattaaaacgtaGAAAATATGGATTAAggatttttatatttttcctgtTGTTTGTGGTGGTATTAATGATACCTATATTAGATTTATCCATTGGTAATCTAttgattttattatttcaattaTTAGAAAACAGCGCAGCAAATGGTTCAAGTTCTCCGTCAACTGTCCCTGTAGAAACGGCGGATTCTTCATGGTCCTCTTATTTTTCACAAAATCCTTTTGTACTACAGAAAGCCCGCagtattttaatgtattgtGTACCAATCCTATTATTGAGTATTATACTTATACTAggaatttttcattattataaaaaagttataaaacgtaaaaaaattaagtccTTGGAAACGTTCAATGAATGGTAA